GTCGAGATCGGAGCCATGGGCGTGGTTATGGTGGAAGATGTATTGATTTTTCTGAAGCAAAGGCCTGCCCTGCGGGCTTTTGGGGgtttctctgttttcttctaTGGTCTGGGCGTTGCTGTCTACGCCTTTGAAGGAATCGGCATGGTCTTGCCATTAGAATCAGAGGCTAAAGACAAAGACAAATTCGGAAAAGTTCTCGCCCTGTCCATGGCCTTCATTTCTGTGATGTACGGAGGGTTCGGCGCTTTGGGCTACTTCGCATTCGGGGAAGAAACCAAAGACATTATCACCACCAATCTGGGGCAAGGTCCGCTGAGCATCATGGTTCAGTTGGGTCTCTGTGTGAACCTCTTCTTCACTTTTCCTCTCATGATGAACCCCGTCTACGAAGTGATGGAGAGGCGGTTCCGTGATGGCGCCTACTGCCTCTGGCTGAGATGGGTGGCGGTGCTGGGGGTGATCCTGGTGGCTCTGATGGTCCCCAATTTCGCAGACTTCTTATCTCTAGTGGGCAGCAGTGTGTGCTGTGTTCTGGCCTTTGTGTTGCCCTCTTTGTTTCATCTGATAGTCTTCAAGGATCAGCTGAGCAGGAAAGGCAAGGCTTTGGATGTGGCCATTCTGGTTCTTGGACTGGTTTTTGGAGTCTCTGGAACCTGGTCTTCTCTTTTGGAAATCGTCTCGCCCAGTGCCTGATCACACCCATCATAAGTAATACCACAATCAGTACTTGCAAGCtggaaattataatattttgtgatc
Above is a genomic segment from Vitis riparia cultivar Riparia Gloire de Montpellier isolate 1030 chromosome 7, EGFV_Vit.rip_1.0, whole genome shotgun sequence containing:
- the LOC117918972 gene encoding amino acid transporter AVT3B-like, producing MGFEKEASTSSYGLDSVPREDTPLLSKSRPLSSQTKTFANVFIAIVGAGVLGLPYTFKRTGWVLGSLMLFAVAILTYHCMMLLVHTRRKLDSLHGFSKIASFGDLGFAVCGSFGRIAVDAMIVLSQAGFCISYLIFIANTLAYVSNSSPSLPILGLTPKSLYIWGCFPFQLGLNSIPTLTHLAPLSIFADVVEIGAMGVVMVEDVLIFLKQRPALRAFGGFSVFFYGLGVAVYAFEGIGMVLPLESEAKDKDKFGKVLALSMAFISVMYGGFGALGYFAFGEETKDIITTNLGQGPLSIMVQLGLCVNLFFTFPLMMNPVYEVMERRFRDGAYCLWLRWVAVLGVILVALMVPNFADFLSLVGSSVCCVLAFVLPSLFHLIVFKDQLSRKGKALDVAILVLGLVFGVSGTWSSLLEIVSPSA